A stretch of Episyrphus balteatus chromosome 2, idEpiBalt1.1, whole genome shotgun sequence DNA encodes these proteins:
- the LOC129909170 gene encoding purine nucleoside phosphorylase isoform X1: MTGYTNGNSVISAKKATTNGATGNGNSSGTYTATENALQEGQQQPQQLSPDEQIQLVLNEENYSYEIIKEIADYLTARTQIRPKIGIICGSGLNSLADHLVNTDSFDYEDIPNFPVSTVEGHVGRLVFGYLEGMPVMCMQGRFHYYEGYPLAKCSMPVRVMKLVGVTVLIATNAAGGLNPKFKVGDLMIVRDHINMMGFAGNSPLQGPNDPRFGPRFPPMTNAYDSKMVRKARKIVKEMGVENDVHEGVYTCLGGPNYESVAELKMLRTMGVDAVGMSTVHEVITARHCDMTVFAFSLITNKCATDYNSSEDEANHEEVVSVGRMRQDTCGEVVCRMVRAIGEDLN, encoded by the exons atgacTGGATACACAAATGGAAACAGCGTTATAAGTGCAAAGAAAGCAACTACCAATGGCGCCACAGGAAATGGCAATTCCAGCGGAACATACACTGCAACTGAAAATGCATt aCAAGAAGgccaacaacaaccacaacaacTTTCACCCGATGAACAAATTCAGCTTGTTTTAAACGAAGAAAA CTACTCTTATGAAATTATTAAAGAAATTGCCGATTACCTCACAGCTCGTACTCAAATTCGTCCAAAGATTGGAATAATTTGTGGTTCAGGTCTGAACTCTTTGGCTGATCACCTTGTGAACACTGATTCATTCGACTACGAGGATATTCCTAATTTCCCAGTTTCAACAGTTGAAGGACATGTTGGTCGTCTGGTCTTTGGATACTTGGAAGGCATGCCAGTTATGTGCATGCAAGGACGTTTCCATTACTACGAAGGATACCCATTGGCCAAATGCTCAATGCCAGTTCGTGTGATGAAACTCGTCGGTGTCACTGTTTTGATTGCCACAAACGCTGCTGGAGGACTTAATCCAAAATTCAAAGTCGGTGATCTTATGATTGTGCGAGATCACATCAATATGATGGGCTTTGCTGGAAACAGCCCCCTTCAAGGACCAAATGATCCACGTTTCGGACCTCGATTCCCACCCATGACCAATGCCTATGATTCGAAGATGGTTCGCAAAGCTCGCAAAATTGTCAAAGAAATGGGCGTTGAAAATGATGTGCACGAAGGTGTTTACACATGCTTGGGAGGACCGAACTATGAATCGGTTGCTGAATTGAAAATGCTGCGTACCATGGGAGTTGATGCTGTTGGCATGTCAACAGTTCATGAAGTCATCACTGCTCGTCATTGTGATATGACTGTGTTTGCATTCAGTTTGATCACCAACAAATGTGCTACCGACTATAATAGCAGTGAGGATGAAGCTAACCATGAAGAAGTCGTTAGTGTTGGAAGGATGCGTCAGGATACATGTGGAGAAGTTGTTTGTCGCATGGTTAGAGCTATCGGAGAAGATCTTAattaa
- the LOC129909170 gene encoding purine nucleoside phosphorylase isoform X2, with the protein MTGYTNGNSVISAKKATTNGATGNGNSSGTYTATENAFYSYEIIKEIADYLTARTQIRPKIGIICGSGLNSLADHLVNTDSFDYEDIPNFPVSTVEGHVGRLVFGYLEGMPVMCMQGRFHYYEGYPLAKCSMPVRVMKLVGVTVLIATNAAGGLNPKFKVGDLMIVRDHINMMGFAGNSPLQGPNDPRFGPRFPPMTNAYDSKMVRKARKIVKEMGVENDVHEGVYTCLGGPNYESVAELKMLRTMGVDAVGMSTVHEVITARHCDMTVFAFSLITNKCATDYNSSEDEANHEEVVSVGRMRQDTCGEVVCRMVRAIGEDLN; encoded by the exons atgacTGGATACACAAATGGAAACAGCGTTATAAGTGCAAAGAAAGCAACTACCAATGGCGCCACAGGAAATGGCAATTCCAGCGGAACATACACTGCAACTGAAAATGCATt CTACTCTTATGAAATTATTAAAGAAATTGCCGATTACCTCACAGCTCGTACTCAAATTCGTCCAAAGATTGGAATAATTTGTGGTTCAGGTCTGAACTCTTTGGCTGATCACCTTGTGAACACTGATTCATTCGACTACGAGGATATTCCTAATTTCCCAGTTTCAACAGTTGAAGGACATGTTGGTCGTCTGGTCTTTGGATACTTGGAAGGCATGCCAGTTATGTGCATGCAAGGACGTTTCCATTACTACGAAGGATACCCATTGGCCAAATGCTCAATGCCAGTTCGTGTGATGAAACTCGTCGGTGTCACTGTTTTGATTGCCACAAACGCTGCTGGAGGACTTAATCCAAAATTCAAAGTCGGTGATCTTATGATTGTGCGAGATCACATCAATATGATGGGCTTTGCTGGAAACAGCCCCCTTCAAGGACCAAATGATCCACGTTTCGGACCTCGATTCCCACCCATGACCAATGCCTATGATTCGAAGATGGTTCGCAAAGCTCGCAAAATTGTCAAAGAAATGGGCGTTGAAAATGATGTGCACGAAGGTGTTTACACATGCTTGGGAGGACCGAACTATGAATCGGTTGCTGAATTGAAAATGCTGCGTACCATGGGAGTTGATGCTGTTGGCATGTCAACAGTTCATGAAGTCATCACTGCTCGTCATTGTGATATGACTGTGTTTGCATTCAGTTTGATCACCAACAAATGTGCTACCGACTATAATAGCAGTGAGGATGAAGCTAACCATGAAGAAGTCGTTAGTGTTGGAAGGATGCGTCAGGATACATGTGGAGAAGTTGTTTGTCGCATGGTTAGAGCTATCGGAGAAGATCTTAattaa